GTAAGTGGCGTCATGAACTTTGCTTATGGAAACATGGGAATGTTTATAACTTATATAATTTGGTGGATCACCAGCACGTTGAATATAAATCTTTACATAGGAATAATAATCGGAATATTCCTCGCGGCACTTATGGGAATTAGTGTGGAAAGATTTGGACTTAGACCTATCAGACACCTTTCTCATGGTTCTATGCTTATCGTAACATTTGGAATCCTTATGATATTGGAAGGATTAGCTGTACAAATTTGGGGAACAGAATATAAATCTTTTCCTGAGCTTGTTAGTGGTACGCCTTTCGTTCTTAAAGGGGAATTTGGTGTAATAGTACTTAGAAAACAAGACATTTTAATCTTTGTTACTCTTGCCATCATATCTCTTCTAATATTCATATTCACAAAATACACAAAATTTGGAATAGCTGTCCGTGCCGTCTCTGAAAATGAAGAAATTGCAGGATACATGGGAATAAACGTCGGAAGTATATTGGCATTTTCCTGGGCTTTCGGCGTAAGCATGGCAGCACTTGTTGGTGTAATTGCCGCTCCGAAGGTCTTTGTCTCACCCGTAATGCTAACTTTTTACCAAATTCAGGGCTTCACAGCGGCCGTTTTAGGTGGGTTTGAAACATTTGCAGGTGCTGTATTTGGTGGGTTGATACTTGGGGTAATTGAAAAACTCGTCGGAAACTATATCTCAGAAGGATTCAAGGCAACGATTTCACTTATCATAATAATACTTGTATTAATATTCTTCCCAAGGGGATTGTTTGGCAGAAATGTGAGGAGGCGAGTATAATGATATGGATTGTCTTGGCAATCATTCCCTTCTTGCTTCTTAAAAATGCGTTCATAATGACTATCTTAAGTCTTGTGGGCATTTATACAATCGCCTCCATGGGGTTAAACATAATTATGGGGTACTCCGGTCAAATATCAATTGGTCATGCTGCATTCATGAGTATTGGAGCCTATACTTCCACTCTCTTGGTTATGCATTACAATCTTCCTGTTGTTTTTGGTATATTAATCAGTGGAGTTGTTGCTTTCTTGTTCGGACTTATAATTGGATTTCCGGCTTTAAGACTGTCTGGATTTTATCTTGCCATAGCCACTATGGGATTTGTGGTAGCAGTTGAACAATTATTTGGCTCACTTGAGCACATAACTGGTGGACATGCAGGGATAAGAGGTATAAGATTTCCGTACATTTGGAACTCAGATGTGGAAAAATACCTTCTTGTGCTTGCGTTTGTCTTTAGTTCGTACATACTGATGATAAGATTAATAAACTCCAAAACAGGTAGAGCATGGATGGCTATAAGAGAAAATGAAACAGCAGCCTCTGTTGTAGGTGTGAACATAGCACTTTCAAAAGTATTGGCATTTGCAATAGGTTCCATGATGGCTGGAATAGCTGGTGCACTCTATGCACATGTTATTGGTTATATAGCACCAAGTGACTTTGGAATTGCAAAATCACTTGATCTACTTGCTATATCAGTCATCGGTGGAATGGCATCTGTAGATGGTCCACTTTATGGCTCGCTTATTTACGTTGCTTTACCATTTTTCTTCAGCAGGATGCACATATCAATGTCCATTATCTTTGGTACGATACTAATATTCGTTGTACTATTCATGCCTCTTGGTGTAAGCTACTACTTTTCAAGATTTAGATCGAAATACATCACTAAGATCTCTGCGTTCTTCAAAAAAGGTAGGCGACCATACGGAAAATTTGTCGACACAAAAATCGGCAAAATACATTATGTGAATGCTGGCAGTGGAAATATACCGATAGTTCTGATTCATGGAAACTTTGCGTCGGCACGCTTTTTTGAACCTTTGTTGAAAAAACTCCCATCAAAATTCTCCGCTTATGCTTTAGACTTACCTAATTTTGGATATTCTGTTTCACTAAACGGTGACATTACAATAGAAAAATACGCTGAAGCTGTTGAACAATTTGTTAATGCTCTCAACCTCACTAACTTCATACTTTTAGGTCACTCACTTGGAGGAGCCGTTGCTATGAGCTACTCGATTAAGTATCCAGAGAAATTAAGAAAGCTTATACTTGTTGACCCTTCACCAATCAATGGATTACCAGTCTCAGAGGAAGCCATAAAATTTATAAAAACATATCAAAATAATCCACAGCTGATAAAAAGAGCACTTATGTTCAATGCTCCAACATACGATAACGAAAGGTTTTTTGAAAAAATCACATCGGATGCATTAAGAATGACACCAAATGCATTCGAAGGTAATGCCAGAGCTTTAGCAAAATACAATTACATTGAACAAGCAAAAGGTGTAACCATACCTGTTGTAGTAATTTATGGAGATAAAGATGTCTTACTAACACTCGATCAAATGAAAATAACTGCACAAGCTTTTCCAAATGGAAAATTAATCGTACTCAAAGATATAGGTCATAGTCCTGTTGTCGAAGATGTTGAAAGTGTCATAAAAATAATTGAAGAACAATAAATTGGGGGATTTGCCCCCAATTTTTTCTGAGAACATATATCAGCTTTGAGTTGAATTAACTTATAAAATATTTCTAATATACCACTTCTATCGCTTGTACTCGACCTTCCCTTACCATTTCTGAATACGGCTGTGGAATTATTCCACCGTGAATCTTGACTTCCTCTGTTCCAATATTCAACATTACATACTTTGCACAACTTAGTTTATACGTATCAACTCTTCGTGGATTATAATATGTCACTACACAGTTGCCAAGGAACCTGAAAGAAACCTTACCTTCCTCATCAAATAACCAACCTGGTAATATTGGTTTAAATTTAAGCATAAGTTCGCCACCTTTGTATTCAAAAGGTGAATCACCAACAAACATAAACCACCATATGCTTAAAAACTCTGCAGTGGCACCGCTAAGCCTTGCTACGAAACCATTTCCATGCAGTGTTTCGTCAGGATTTGCGCTACTGACAATAAATGAGGAATTTTCTAACGGGCTTCTACCATATATTTCGGGTTTAAGAAACGGTACAAAAAGATTGATGAAGTCGGAATAAAATTCATCGTAAAGCTTTGCTTTTAAAATCTCAAGCATGTATTTGTACTCCATGTGTAGCCATATTGATTCATTTTCCAACCATCCAGGGGTGAATGCCCTTGCTCGTCCTATTTCCATGCTTGTATGTTCTAGCGAAGCATTTACTTTGTACATCTTTAGTTTACTATCATATAAAGGACTTGACTTGACTTTGTAATATAACTCTCTTAAAAAACTCGTGTCTTTGTAAATCTTGAATCCCTTAACAACCCCTTCCAAGAACAACGGCAATGTCTTTTTTTCAAATTTATTGATTCTCACATATTTTTCATCGTCGTTTGCGCCATTTCCGATTATTTCGTATTCTAAGGGAACATAGTAATAATAGGTCGGCATAATACCTCCGTTTTCTTCAGTAGCTTGAGAAAGTTTCTGTTCGAGCTTTTCTAAAAGCTTTTTCAATTTTTGCGCAATTTCCGATGAGCTTGCTGATATTTCTGTACCTTCAAAACCAAATTTGGTATCTTCCCTGTAACGTTCCCTGATTTCGGAAATTTGTGACCAAAAAATAAAGTCGATATCTGGTTTGTGGTTATTGCTGTAATAGTTCTCAACAGCTTGCAGAAGTTCCGTAAGTAGTTGATAGATTTCTAAGGGAATTCCAAGTTCCTTTGAACCGTAAGCTTCTAGTTTTTCAATCAAAAATCTTAGTAATCTTGCAAGTTCAAAAGAATCCGCTACAGAAGATCCAAAAAGTCCTGGTAATCCATTTAAAGCATCGTACCATCCA
This DNA window, taken from Fervidobacterium sp., encodes the following:
- a CDS encoding branched-chain amino acid ABC transporter permease; this translates as MINQILLGLSTGAMYSLVAIGLVMMYKVSGVMNFAYGNMGMFITYIIWWITSTLNINLYIGIIIGIFLAALMGISVERFGLRPIRHLSHGSMLIVTFGILMILEGLAVQIWGTEYKSFPELVSGTPFVLKGEFGVIVLRKQDILIFVTLAIISLLIFIFTKYTKFGIAVRAVSENEEIAGYMGINVGSILAFSWAFGVSMAALVGVIAAPKVFVSPVMLTFYQIQGFTAAVLGGFETFAGAVFGGLILGVIEKLVGNYISEGFKATISLIIIILVLIFFPRGLFGRNVRRRV
- a CDS encoding alpha/beta fold hydrolase, producing MIWIVLAIIPFLLLKNAFIMTILSLVGIYTIASMGLNIIMGYSGQISIGHAAFMSIGAYTSTLLVMHYNLPVVFGILISGVVAFLFGLIIGFPALRLSGFYLAIATMGFVVAVEQLFGSLEHITGGHAGIRGIRFPYIWNSDVEKYLLVLAFVFSSYILMIRLINSKTGRAWMAIRENETAASVVGVNIALSKVLAFAIGSMMAGIAGALYAHVIGYIAPSDFGIAKSLDLLAISVIGGMASVDGPLYGSLIYVALPFFFSRMHISMSIIFGTILIFVVLFMPLGVSYYFSRFRSKYITKISAFFKKGRRPYGKFVDTKIGKIHYVNAGSGNIPIVLIHGNFASARFFEPLLKKLPSKFSAYALDLPNFGYSVSLNGDITIEKYAEAVEQFVNALNLTNFILLGHSLGGAVAMSYSIKYPEKLRKLILVDPSPINGLPVSEEAIKFIKTYQNNPQLIKRALMFNAPTYDNERFFEKITSDALRMTPNAFEGNARALAKYNYIEQAKGVTIPVVVIYGDKDVLLTLDQMKITAQAFPNGKLIVLKDIGHSPVVEDVESVIKIIEEQ